The following coding sequences lie in one Burkholderia ubonensis subsp. mesacidophila genomic window:
- a CDS encoding TraI domain-containing protein, whose amino-acid sequence MIEPRLYEPVEAGELAVRNERRIDLIAQCANESSRAEFDRKWMSLIRRCADWFSSVPFSPELYREPAGAFRWTVETAFYAMRLSGGLKFATNLPSERRRRIEPQYNYGVFLAAICSGLDEPYRHFDVERARDRQVWNPSVHGAVGPWLAGASYRVTRRATPLPVERMRTGMLAHALVGAELLSGLDSEVQAEIFGAINPTQSPMGVESLTHKVVRQAVATAADFDRKAQRAVFEPVTFTVPAAIHVAAELEPKVAGAPTVEPLTPAPAQTETSGGAADSAPAAPASVPSAAAVASPPGEAQLPAAVSDDATSTAQARTIQAGQKGSDGRQMTLELPPPAAAVNPVEIRSEPATAAQTGKRFDEVLKGAPRMIVDFFSALQQDVAGGKVKVRWTDQGLALPKRTIGSYGVASDTLIEHMRRRSLLLANEQAEVTLAPRIGELIQERGA is encoded by the coding sequence ATGATTGAGCCGCGTCTTTATGAGCCTGTCGAGGCAGGGGAGCTTGCGGTGCGAAACGAACGCCGCATCGATCTCATCGCGCAGTGCGCGAACGAGTCGTCGCGTGCCGAGTTCGATCGGAAGTGGATGTCGCTGATCCGGCGCTGTGCGGATTGGTTCTCGTCTGTTCCCTTCAGCCCGGAGTTGTACCGAGAGCCGGCGGGCGCGTTCCGCTGGACGGTCGAAACGGCCTTCTACGCGATGCGGCTTTCGGGCGGATTGAAGTTCGCCACGAACCTCCCGTCGGAGCGGCGCCGACGTATCGAACCGCAGTACAACTACGGCGTATTCCTCGCGGCGATCTGCTCGGGACTGGACGAGCCGTATCGTCATTTCGACGTGGAGCGAGCGAGAGACCGACAGGTCTGGAACCCGTCCGTTCACGGCGCGGTCGGGCCGTGGCTCGCAGGCGCGAGCTATCGCGTGACGCGGCGTGCGACACCGTTGCCGGTTGAGCGCATGCGCACGGGCATGTTGGCGCATGCGCTGGTCGGCGCGGAGCTGCTTTCCGGGCTCGACTCGGAGGTGCAGGCAGAGATATTCGGTGCAATTAACCCGACGCAGAGCCCGATGGGTGTCGAATCGCTGACCCACAAGGTCGTCCGGCAGGCTGTCGCGACGGCGGCGGATTTCGACCGGAAGGCCCAGCGAGCGGTCTTCGAGCCCGTGACGTTTACCGTGCCCGCTGCTATCCACGTTGCAGCGGAGCTCGAGCCGAAGGTCGCGGGGGCACCTACTGTGGAACCGCTCACGCCTGCTCCAGCGCAGACCGAGACATCCGGGGGGGCGGCTGATTCTGCGCCAGCGGCGCCTGCGTCAGTACCGTCGGCTGCCGCAGTCGCTTCACCGCCCGGCGAGGCCCAGCTGCCGGCGGCCGTTTCCGACGACGCGACGTCGACCGCGCAGGCTCGGACTATTCAAGCGGGACAGAAGGGTTCGGATGGACGGCAGATGACGCTCGAGCTCCCGCCGCCGGCCGCGGCTGTCAATCCGGTCGAGATCCGTAGCGAGCCCGCCACCGCCGCTCAGACCGGAAAGCGGTTTGACGAAGTACTGAAGGGTGCACCGCGCATGATCGTCGACTTCTTCTCGGCGCTGCAGCAGGACGTCGCCGGGGGCAAGGTCAAGGTGCGCTGGACCGATCAGGGCCTGGCGCTGCCGAAGCGAACCATCGGCAGCTACGGCGTCGCAAGCGACACTCTGATCGAGCACATGCGGAGACGGAGTCTGCTGCTTGCCAACGAGCAGGCGGAAGTCACTCTGGCGCCGCGCATCGGTGAGTTGATTCAGGAGCGCGGCGCGTGA
- a CDS encoding type IV secretion system protein, with product MKNDVFCSWLRCGLILLALVLPTAARAAMTDGLSQLMTSGWSSSYVTGEVAKGATAAIDEITKIMKDLIDLAVELSKALDKDSNKMAFGLSVTTVVLASLRFAATRDPIAAWQSLFEDLAILGIFAAVYVAYGKWAPGFYKWFNDMAIAVSGTGAESLPMAMVKSAGAIYDAVIEAFKAEHWWNYIALLINLVPLLFAWLFLMVAALVFLFYISLGTIQMAVAIVMGKIAFALGMSEFTRGWFKSWLDFTIGAGMYMVVAAILQRLMTTTLATAFGNTISKGLTTPYAGSLALDMSIFVLILSFEIPKFASMFGGGANASGAAFKSLTKLATKGMA from the coding sequence GCGCTCGTGCTGCCGACCGCGGCGAGGGCAGCGATGACGGACGGATTGTCGCAGCTGATGACGTCGGGCTGGAGCTCGAGCTACGTGACGGGGGAGGTCGCTAAGGGTGCCACTGCTGCGATTGACGAGATCACGAAGATAATGAAGGACCTGATCGATCTCGCGGTAGAGCTGAGCAAAGCGCTCGACAAGGACTCGAACAAGATGGCGTTCGGGCTGTCCGTGACGACCGTCGTGCTGGCGTCCCTTCGGTTCGCCGCGACCAGGGATCCGATTGCAGCCTGGCAGAGTCTGTTCGAAGACCTCGCGATATTGGGCATCTTCGCGGCGGTATACGTTGCTTACGGAAAGTGGGCGCCTGGGTTCTACAAGTGGTTCAACGACATGGCGATTGCTGTTTCGGGGACCGGCGCGGAGTCATTGCCGATGGCCATGGTGAAGTCGGCCGGGGCGATCTACGATGCGGTGATTGAAGCGTTCAAGGCGGAACACTGGTGGAACTACATCGCGTTGTTGATCAACCTCGTACCGCTATTGTTTGCCTGGCTGTTCCTGATGGTTGCCGCACTGGTGTTTCTCTTCTACATCTCGCTCGGGACAATTCAGATGGCCGTCGCGATCGTGATGGGAAAGATCGCGTTCGCGCTCGGCATGTCGGAGTTCACGAGGGGCTGGTTCAAGAGCTGGCTCGATTTCACGATCGGTGCGGGCATGTACATGGTCGTCGCCGCGATTCTTCAGCGCCTGATGACGACCACGCTTGCGACGGCGTTCGGCAACACGATCTCGAAGGGGCTGACGACGCCCTACGCGGGGTCGCTGGCGCTGGATATGTCGATCTTCGTCCTGATCCTCTCCTTTGAGATTCCGAAGTTTGCCTCGATGTTCGGTGGCGGCGCTAACGCAAGCGGTGCGGCGTTCAAGAGCCTGACGAAGCTCGCAACGAAGGGCATGGCCTGA